The Saprospiraceae bacterium genome includes the window ATTTAGACTGGAGTTCGAGGTGTGTTTGTGTATGGAATTTTGACCTGAAAAGCTTTGATGGAATGGGTTTGCATTAGCAAAACCCCATATAAAATGGTCTGAAATAATAATAGAACGCCATTTTATATGGGGTATAACTTCATTCGGGTTCGTTTTATTATTTGTCTGGAGCATAATTTTTCCTTCTGGGTCAATAAATATTATTGCAAACGGTTATATTAGACATAACTCGTTTCAAATCCGATTATGTTCTTTTGACTCAAAAAGAAGATAGAAGTAACAAGGGAATAGAAAAAAAGCGCTAGATCAGGTGTAAATACGAACTGGCATTCGTTAGATAGGTACTCGTCGTTTTGGACTTTTGTGGGAAGTCGGAAGTGGGAAGTGGGAAGTGGGAAAATTGCGCACTTAAGCATTTCCGACTTCCCATTTTTCCCTTAACTAAAGAAGGAATCGACGAAAGCCCTTTTGTTGAAAATTTGTAACTGGTTGATGCCTTCTCCTACACCAATATATTTGATAGGAATTTTAAATTGGTCAGAAATACCGATAGCGACTCCGCCTTTAGCAGTTCCATCCAATTTGGTAAGGGCTAAAGCCGTAACTTCTGTTGCTTCGGTGAAATGTTTGGCCTGTTCGATCGCATTTTGGCCAGTGGTAGCGTCCAGGACGAGTAAAACTTCGTGAGGAGCCGATTCCATTTTTTTGCTGATGGAGCGTTTGATCTTAGTCAACTCCTTCATCAGGTTTATTTTGGTATGCAAACGCCCGGCGGTATCGATAATGGCGACATCACATTTATTTTTTATCGCATATTCTACTGTTTCGTAGGCCACTGCAGCGGGGTCGGTATTCATGCCTTTGCTATAAAAATCACAACCCACCCGTTTGGACCAAATTTCGAGTTGGTCGACCGCCGCCGCTCGGAAGGTATCTCCTGCACCAAGTACTACTTTTTTACCTTGGGAATGATATTGGTGGGCGATTTTACCGATGGTGGTGGTTTTGCCAACGCCGTTTACACCAACCACTAGAATAATACAGGGAAAATCATCAGTTGGGAAGGAAAAATCTTCCACGTCGACCGTATTATTTTCCGCTAGGAGTTGTACGATTTCATCGCGAAGAATTTCGTTGAGTTCACTGGTGTTGAGGTATTTATCTTTGGCTACGCGTTCCTCTATCCGTTCAATAATCTTGATGGTAGTATCCAAGCCCACATCCGAAGAAACCAGGATGTTTTCCAATTCATCGAGGACTTCAACGTCTACCGTAGACTTTCCTGCGATGGCTTTGGAAAGTTTACCGAGGAAACTAGTTTTAGTTTTTTCTAAGCCTTTGTCGAGGTCTTCTTTTTTTTCTTTACTAAAAAACTTTGAAAAAAAGCTCATTGCGATGGTTAGTTATACGAAATGCACAAATACACAAAGAGGCTTTTCTGTGGCAGAAAAGCCTCTTTGCGGGGCTGAATGTAAGCGCGGCATTATTTCTTTGCCAATAGTTCTTGCACTTTATCCTTGTGGATCATTACTTCTTTGTAAGAGTAAGAGCCTGTTTTAGGATTTTTTACACTCTGCACAACCTTAACGAAGTCACGACCTGAACCAGCGTTCGCTTTACGTTGGGCTACCCTTGCGTTCTTTGAAACCTTAGCCATAATATTTTTATTTTAAGCGTTAAACCAAAATTTAGAAAATCAAAAATAAGTATATCTGCCTTAGGATGCAAGCAGCTTACTTGATTTCTCGGTGAACAGTTACGCGCTTAAGAATTGGATTAAATTTTTTGAGCTCTAATCGATCAGGCGTATTCTTCCTGTTCTTTTGTGTTACATACCGCGAAGTGCCAGGCATACCAGATGTTTTGTGCTCGGTACATTCCAAAATAATCTGGAGGCGATTTCCTTTACTTTTCTTTGCCATTATATTTCTTACTTAAAAATGAATCAATTTAGAGCTTAACGCCAGTATCAACTCCTTTGCGCTCCAATTTTTGGATATAAGCGTAAACACCCAATTTATTGATGGTTCGAAGTGCGTGAGAAGATACTTTCATCGTTATCCACTCACCTGTTTCAGGTATGAAAAAGCGTTTTTTGTTCAAATTAGGCAAAA containing:
- a CDS encoding DUF4295 family protein, with product MAKVSKNARVAQRKANAGSGRDFVKVVQSVKNPKTGSYSYKEVMIHKDKVQELLAKK
- the rpmB gene encoding 50S ribosomal protein L28, whose protein sequence is MSKVCQLSGKRPISGNNVSHSNRKTKRRFLPNLNKKRFFIPETGEWITMKVSSHALRTINKLGVYAYIQKLERKGVDTGVKL
- the rpmG gene encoding 50S ribosomal protein L33; this translates as MAKKSKGNRLQIILECTEHKTSGMPGTSRYVTQKNRKNTPDRLELKKFNPILKRVTVHREIK
- the ftsY gene encoding signal recognition particle-docking protein FtsY, with product MSFFSKFFSKEKKEDLDKGLEKTKTSFLGKLSKAIAGKSTVDVEVLDELENILVSSDVGLDTTIKIIERIEERVAKDKYLNTSELNEILRDEIVQLLAENNTVDVEDFSFPTDDFPCIILVVGVNGVGKTTTIGKIAHQYHSQGKKVVLGAGDTFRAAAVDQLEIWSKRVGCDFYSKGMNTDPAAVAYETVEYAIKNKCDVAIIDTAGRLHTKINLMKELTKIKRSISKKMESAPHEVLLVLDATTGQNAIEQAKHFTEATEVTALALTKLDGTAKGGVAIGISDQFKIPIKYIGVGEGINQLQIFNKRAFVDSFFS